The genomic segment TGAGCAGATCTTCCATGAGCTCAGGGACGGTCACTTCCTTGCCGCCCTTCAAATCCCAGGTATCCCGGTTATGGCAGTACAGGCAGCGCATCTGGCACCCCTGCATAAACACAATGAATCGAATACCGGGACCATCGACGGTTCCACAAGATTCAACCGAGTGAATGCGACCTTTAATCGACATAGATCTCTCCTGAGGGACTTTGCCTCAATGTCGTTAGCAATCTAGTTATCTTAACCTAAGCAGCCTTCAATCTCTCCATGAAAAAACAGCTTCCCTAAGGAAGCTGTTATCAAGTATAGATCAGGCAACAAGTATTACAGGGAGCTGGTGAAAGTCCGTGAAATAACGTCTTGCTGCTGCTCTTTAGTCAAAGAGTTGAAGCGTACCGCATAACCGGAAACACGGATGGTCAGCTGAGGATACTTATCTGGGTTATCCATTGCATCCAGCAGCATGTCACGGTTCATGACGTTCACGTTCAGGTGCTGACCACCTTCGATCTTCTGCGCTTCGTGGTGGAAGTAACCATCCATCAGACCAACCAGGTTGGCTTCCTGAGAGTTCTCATCCTTACCCAGTGCATTTGGTACGATAGAGAAGGTATAAGAGATACCATCTTTCGCGTAAGCAAATGGCAGCTTGGATACAGAAGTCAGAGATGCAACCGCACCCTTCTGATCACGGCCGTGCATTGGGTTTGCACCAGGACCGAATGGCTGACCTGCGCGACGTCCGTCAGGAGTATTACCAGTCTTCTTACCATAAACCACGTTAGAGGTGATGGTCAGGATAGACTGAGTAGGAGTCGCGTTACGGTAAGTTGGGTGCTCCTGAACCTTCTTCATGAAGCGCTCAACCAGGTCAACTGCGATCTCATCAACACGGTTGTCGTTGTTACCGAACTGTGGGTACTCGCCTTCGATCTCGAAGTCTACAGCGATGCCGTCTTCGTCACGAATCGGCTTAACCTTGGCGTACTTGATCGCAGCCAGGGAATCAGCAGCAACAGACAGACCCGCGATACCGCAAGCCATGGTGCGGTGAACATCACGATCGTGCAGCGCTAGCTGAGCTGCTTCGTAGCTGTACTTGTCGTGCATGTAGTGGATGATGTTCAGGGCGGTGACATACTGAGTTGCCAGCCAGTCCATGAAGTGATCCAGGTTACCCATCACTTCGTCGAAGTTCAGAACTTCAGAAGTGATCTTGTCCATCTTAGGACCAACCTGAGTCTTCAGCTTCTCGTCCACACCACCGTTGATTGCATACAGCAGGGTCTTACCCAAGTTGGCACGGGCGCCGAAGAACTGCATCTGCTTACCAACAACCATTGGCGATACACAACATGCGATTGCATAGTCGTCGCTCTCGAAGTCAGGACGCATCAGGTCATCGTTTTCGTACTGGATAGAAGAGGTATCGATAGACACCTTAGCACAGAAACGCTTGAAGCCTTCTGGCAGAGCTTCTGACCACAGGATAGTCAGGTTAGGCTCTGGAGATGGGCCCATGGTGTACAGGGTGTTCAGGAAGCGGAAGCTACTCTTGGTAACCAGAGTACGGCCGTCCAGACCCATACCACCGATGGACTCGGTCGCCCAGATTGGGTCGCCAGAGAACAGATCATCATACTCAGGAGTACGCAGGAAGCGCACCATACGCAGCTTCATCACCAGGTGATCGAACAGCTCCTGAGCTTCTTTCTCGGTCAGGATACCACGACGGATATCACGCTCAACGTAGGCGTCCAGGAACGTTGCGGTACGACCGAAAGACATCGCAGCACCATTCTGAGACTTAACCGCAGCCAGGTAGCCGAAGTAGGTCCACTGGATCGCTTCTTTAGCGTTGGCAGCAGGAACAGAGATATCGCAGCCATACTTAGCTGCCATCTCTTTCATCTGGCCCAGAGCACGATACTGCTCAGAGAGCTCTTCACGCAGCTGGATGGTCGCTTCCAGATCTTCGCCGCTCTCCAGCTTCTCCTGCAGAGAGTTGAACTGAGCGAACTTGTCCTTCATCAGGAAGTCGATACCGTACAGAGCAACGCGACGGTAGTCACCGATGATACGGCCACGGCCATAGGCATCCGGCAGACCGGTGATAACACCTGACTTACGG from the Dongshaea marina genome contains:
- the pflB gene encoding formate C-acetyltransferase encodes the protein MAELNEMLAKAWEGFEAGDWQKEVNTRDFIQRNYTPYEGDANFLEGATDATTKLWEQVMEGIKEENRTHAPVDFDTDLPATITSHDAGYIEQDLEQIVGLQTDKPLKRAIIPFGGIKMVEGSCKVYGRELDPQVKKIFTDYRKTHNQGVFDVYTADIRNCRKSGVITGLPDAYGRGRIIGDYRRVALYGIDFLMKDKFAQFNSLQEKLESGEDLEATIQLREELSEQYRALGQMKEMAAKYGCDISVPAANAKEAIQWTYFGYLAAVKSQNGAAMSFGRTATFLDAYVERDIRRGILTEKEAQELFDHLVMKLRMVRFLRTPEYDDLFSGDPIWATESIGGMGLDGRTLVTKSSFRFLNTLYTMGPSPEPNLTILWSEALPEGFKRFCAKVSIDTSSIQYENDDLMRPDFESDDYAIACCVSPMVVGKQMQFFGARANLGKTLLYAINGGVDEKLKTQVGPKMDKITSEVLNFDEVMGNLDHFMDWLATQYVTALNIIHYMHDKYSYEAAQLALHDRDVHRTMACGIAGLSVAADSLAAIKYAKVKPIRDEDGIAVDFEIEGEYPQFGNNDNRVDEIAVDLVERFMKKVQEHPTYRNATPTQSILTITSNVVYGKKTGNTPDGRRAGQPFGPGANPMHGRDQKGAVASLTSVSKLPFAYAKDGISYTFSIVPNALGKDENSQEANLVGLMDGYFHHEAQKIEGGQHLNVNVMNRDMLLDAMDNPDKYPQLTIRVSGYAVRFNSLTKEQQQDVISRTFTSSL